From the Osmerus eperlanus chromosome 19, fOsmEpe2.1, whole genome shotgun sequence genome, one window contains:
- the dub gene encoding duboraya yields MEEDVPAKPSVAELAGKFKGHAQPITTGNEGSKPVRRRPPRTLQISTRPPGQGEEEEKPALTSPLPAKTKRNSALIEKLQANLALSPTALHPSPKSPGLRLLPQSFTPPSPCSIRPVTTTTSPGSMAGLPRSGGEEEPPATFQIPASPTEGSLLPSINKSRARVSIRRRPPSRRHRKSSSGEEVGGGAEGEDTPLSTPDGPEAGGKGEEVFEGEKEKEKKKKEDEK; encoded by the exons GAAGATGTCCCAGCCAAGCCGTCGGTGGCGGAACTGGCTGGAAAGTTCAAAGGTCATGCACAACCCATCACAACTGGAAATGAAGGG agtaaGCCTGTCAGGAGACGTCCTCCTCGAACCCTGCAGATCTCCACCCGACCCccgggacagggggaggaggaggag AAACCAGCCCTAACCAGCCCACTTCCTGCCAAGACGAAGAGAAACTCAGCTCTCATTGAGAAACTTCAG gcTAACCTGGCCTTATCCCCCaccgccctccacccctcccctaagAGCCCTGGGCTGAGGCTCCTGCCCCAgtccttcacccccccctccccctgctccatcaGGCCCGTTACCACGACAACCTCTCCGGGAAGCATGGCGGGCCTCCCTCGGtccgggggggaagaggagcccCCCGCCACCTTCCAGATCCCCGCCTCCCCCACGGAGGGATCCCTGCTGCCCAGCATCAACaag AGCAGAGCCCGTGTCTCCATCCGGCGACGCCCACCCTCTCGGCGACACAGGAAGTCCAGCAGCGGAGAGGAAGTGGGCGGAGGGGCCGAGGGAGAGGACACGCCCCTCTCTACCCCCGATGGTCCGGAggcaggggggaagggggaggaggtgtttgaaggagagaaggagaaggagaagaagaagaaggaggacgagaag
- the guca1d gene encoding guanylate cyclase activator 1d, whose translation MGNHGSNLDDILAEDMHHWYNMFMRESPSGLITLFELKAILGLQGMTENANSYVDQVFFTFDMDGDGYIDFVEYIAAVSLMLKGEINQKLKWYFKLFDQDGNGKIDKDELETIFTAVQDITRNHDVTPEEIVSLIFTRIDVNGEGELTLEEFIEGAKGHPDIMEMLKKMMDLTPVLIIIVEGRQAG comes from the exons ATGGGGAACCACGGGTCCAATCTGGATGATATCCTGGCCGAGGACATGCATCACTGGTACAACATGTTCATGAGGGAGTCTCCATCCGGCCTCATCACTCTGTTTGAGCTGAAGGCCATCCTGGGGCTGCAGGGCATGACCGAGAACGCCAACAGCTACGTGGACCAGGTGTTCTTTACCTTCGACATGGACGGG GATGGGTACATAGACTTTGTGGAGTACATCGCTGCCGTCAGTCTGATGCTGAAAGGAGAAATCAACCAGAAATTAAAGTGGTACTTCAAACTTTTCGACCAAGACGGGAACGGAAAGATTGACAAAGATGAACTGGAAACAATCTTCACG GCGGTTCAGGACATCACACGTAACCATGACGTCACCCCTGAGGAGATCGTGTCGCTCATATTCACGAGGATCGACGTGAACGGAGAAg GTGAGCTGACTCTGGAGGAGTTCATAGAGGGAGCGAAGGGACACCCTGACATCATGGAAATGCTGAAGAAGATGATGGACCTGACTCCTGTGCTCATCATCATCGTGGAGGGACGCCAGGCGGGATAA